The genomic interval GAATAATTCAGAAGTTCAACCATTCCGCATCCCAATCATATTAGTCCACCGAGCAATACGACCGGACACCAGTATGACTTCGTTTCAAGTTTCAACAGATCCCAAAGTCCAGGTTTCAACAAATTCCAAAGGTCCATGATGGCACCTTGCCATCGCTAACTTGCTACTTGTATCAGATTCACACTACAAAAGCTGATTCTCTCTGGTTGAGGGCTACACATCGACTCATTCTACTTCCTATCATATCTCTTCTACGGAAGGATTGCAAAATCGATGGAGATCCCGGTCATAAATAGAAACAAAATGTCACATGAAGGTTTCAAACTAACAATTCACCAAACAGTTCATCTTAAGCTAAGAGAATAGAACCAGCACCAGATCCAACCAACGAGGATCACTTGCACAACCACCACTGTACACGAAACGCGATCTAATCGCAAACCATGTACGCGTGGTATCTACCTCGAGTGTCCTCATTGCACCATGAAATGGATCACGCGGAAATCTAACGGCCACGCGAGACGTCCTCCAAATCCGAGAAGGAGGATTCGACCAAACACGCGTCGACGCCACACCCGACCCCGCGAGCGGCGAACCACcacagcgaaaaaaaaaatgctcgaGGCGGGCGAGATCTAGGCAGGGAGGAATCGATGTTTACCTCCGGAGACGAAGAGCGGCTGCGTGGCGTGGAAGTGGACGCCGCGGACGGGGCCGTCGTGCTCGTCGAAGCGGTCGAGGAGGGTGCCCATGCGGTAGTCCCACATCTGGATCACCCCGCTGTGGAGGCTGGCCAggatccatggccgccgcgggtGGAAGCTCAGCCCCTTCACCCGGTTGCTCTTCGTCTCGAACTTGGTCAGCATCTTCTCTAGCCGTCCccccggcgcgacggcggcggcggcggcgaaaccCCTCGCCGCTGAGGCgcgcggaggagagagaggggggagggggggggtgGTATGGCGTTGGGTGGAGAGGACGAAGGTGTTTTTGAGATCTCggggtgggaggaggaagaagtggGGGGAGAGATCTGGGTTTCGGACGCGGTGGTGAGGTGGTGGGAGGCTTGGCCGCCGTTGGATTCTGGAGACGGGGAGATCTGGGCCGTTGGTTCCGGTGTGGCCGGGTTGTCAGATTGGGGTAGACTTGTTTAGGGGTGAGTCAGCTTGGTCCGTAAGGTACCTGATGAATACTGTAGCTTCAGTACGAAGGCAGCGTTTTTGACTTGTCAGTAgcagtagagaaaaaaaaaaggtttagggCCGTTTGAATCGCATGGTTAAAAGAAATGTAGGAATATAAAAAAgacaggattctgataggaattgaagtgtaaaacagaggattgcaataCACatgaatggtcgtttgattagAGCGCAGAAAAAAAACGCATGAATcgaatgagagagatagactcaaaggacattttccaagaggttggagctcttgctaaaaatttcctctaaaatccacatgcaatgtgtcattccataggaatttcataggttttggaaagcttcaattatttgaatcaaagggctaaataggaaaatttcctataggatttaaatcctatgaaatttctatataaatcctTTGTTTCAAGAGGCCTTACCTTTTGTAGTTATgtcatttatatttaaaaaacaggatatatcatataaaaaattataaccatGCTAGTAGAAAAAAGGAATTTATAAGGCGGGTTATAACCATGGTTTATACTTATGCTAGTAGAACAAAGAGTTTCCATGTCTTAAAATGTCACAACAGATGCAAGCAAACAAGCACAACCATAATACTTGCCGATTTTGGCAGGTACAGTAGTATAGGAATGAGCGTTGGTTACTGCAATTGTTTCGCCGATGAATCAATAAGTGCATTATCGATTGGAATAAGATAACTTGATGGACGATCCTTCCCGAGTCTTCATCAACAACCAAGAGAAAACGATAGACATCAGAAAAGGTTAAAGGTGGTAAACAACATAATTCCATAAATGGAAGGGACAAAAGACCTAGACAGTATATCACTATATTAGATCTAATCTTGTAAATACtttatttgaaaaacaaatctaaaatatTCCTAACAACAAAATAGAAGGGCCTCCTCACCATCGACAAGGGTGCTAAAGACAatagggaagggaagggggactaGATGGGTTGTGAGGACGAAAGCCTTCATGAATTAAATTGGTGATTCATGGTATGCTCTCGCTATGACATATTCCAGTTTATCATCCAAATCTatataatactttatatatagatatatccACCTAGTTTATTTACTATAAAAAAGCTAGCACATGAAATTTAAAGTGCATCTAGGCTCTAATTCAATTTCAGTAATCAATGACTAGCGATTAGAGATGACTAACACCTTTGCATATAACTCTTTGGGCCTACATGTCATGTCAGTGGCTAGATATTATGGAACTTGGTCCCTAAGCTTTCTAAAAATCTTGAATAGGTCCTTATCTTCAACCACAAATAAGAGGAGTGTAATAAGTGGCGCGCTCAGCCAAGAGCCAAGGCATGCCCAGGGGACCTCCGTGGTCCCTTCGGGTGCAGTAGGCACATCATAGAGTGGCTAGAGGACGACGGGCGACGAGCTCCTGAAAAGCTGTGGCCATGATGCTTATGGTGGTGGGTAGGCAGTGCTCGGGTGGTAGAACGGCAATAGCTCTAGCAACTACATGCATAGGGAATAGGGAAACCGTAAGCAGGCTAGGGATTTTCTCACTTAGAAGGGCTTTTCCCGCACTTAGTGATGGCGGGAGGTAGCAGTGGTGCTTCGGCAACGATACGAACAATGTTGATAGGCGCGGCTATTCGGGAAGGGGAAAACGAGATCAGTGCAACATGGGGAAAAAGGTGATGCACATGGTTGAAAGGTGATTTCACCGAGGACGTTGTGATAGGCTCTTGTGCTTACCAGCACCAACGATGGCTCCTTTATTCCTGGCAAGAGAGAGAGCCATGAGCTCCCTCAAGTTGGAATAGAATGGGGCGAGTTGAGGAAAAGGAGTGCAACAGGAAGGTTTATGCGAGGGTTGCAAGCTCATTTCATGGCATTACTCTAATATTGCGACCTCAAGCCGTGTGGTGATGGAACGGGATTGTCGGGGGTACCGTGGTATCAGGGAGGAGCTAGGAGGATTGATAGCTTGAAATCTTTGGTCAGCCCTGAAAGATTTGGTCGGTTTGGCTTAGTCGGCACAAGAGGGACCGTATACGTTCAACGATTAGCGAGAAAGAAATATGGTGAGAGATGAGTGTTCAAAGGCGAGTAAAAAAATTCTACAACCACAttgcataataaaaaaaatcaaataataatttcatataacTAGACTAGAACAAAGCTTAAGAGGTGAAAGGAGTTTTATGCTATGATTTAGTAGTCGTTGAGACCTATGTTACTCAAAATTTTAGGCTCAATCTACGGGGGTTTTTTTTGCCCACGGGTTGGTGGGTACGGGCGTGTAAAGAACGGACCATACCCATGTGCCTAACGGCTAAGAGTTTTCGCCCGTCAGTAGACCCATGGGTATAAGAGTTAGAACATGATTAGCTCCTAATAGAGTAAAAATCCGTCGGGTGTCGGGTCACGGGTCCCCATTGACATCTCTACTTCCAAGTCATCATgaatggaaaataaaaaaaaaccaaaaataatttagCGCATATGAATTTATGTACATCATTTTGAAGTTTTCACTACTTCATTTTCTTCTTGGATGTTGCGTCGATGATGAACAAATTGAATGAAGTTAAATTTCTATTTCAATGGTAGAATTTAATAAGTTTCTAATCCATGTTAAGCTAATCTTATTGAAGTATAATATTTTCTATAAGGTCATCGGGCTATGTGATGTATTTTGCCAAAAGTCTTCACAGTTTATTTATGGGTGATTTAACTACAATAAGTGGGAAAAGATTATTTGTTTAGATCTTGGTTTAAAATTCTAATTTGACTGAGTTGCTGGGGCATCACAATAATGGTAAAGATTATAAAATGTTTTTGTGAAGTCTGTTTGTTTTACTTCGGATCGAGTTGTCTTAGCCCCAGGCCCCAGCATGCTTTGTACCTTTCCTCCATGTATGAAAAATAGTCATGAGTGTTAACATTTTTATGTATTGTTCGTATATTATAATAACATCTAAAGATTTACTAAAATGTACTTAGTATTTATTTGTGATTAGGAAAATCAATTTTgctttgataaaaatatttttccttgcatttcatttgcataaaatgtTGTTACGTGGGTGCATGGTTTGGGATTAAAGACGTTTGATTTATTATATTTGCGTATGCTATGTTTTGATTTTCATTTATATGCACCAAAATAAACTATTAAAATGAGTTTTAACATTTTAAGGCAGCTAAATGCGTCCCCTCCCCGGTCCAGTCCCCGGCATTCTGAGCGGTGACGAGGGAAAGGGTACCCATCTTAGGATTTATTCCAATTACATCCTCCTATTATCAATCTAGGATATTTCTCCCATGATGTTTCTTGAATCAGGTTTGGTTAAATTCTTTTGCTCTTTTTACATCTCTTGTTGGAGGTTATTTCGTTTGCAAGATTCCCAGTTCGCCAATGAAGCAATCAATGGCACCACCTTTAAGGTTAGGGTCACCGATTTGCTGATTTATCAAAGGAGTGAAGATAGTGGCCTGTGTTCCTTGATTTCTTTGTGTGCATGTTGGAGTTGGTTAGAGTTGTCTCACTATCCATTGTTAATAAGAGAATAAGCAGCAAACAAGAGACTAAAATGTGGTAAATTTCCAGTAGCATGGAAGGAATTTATCCGTTCACTAATGAATGATTACCGCGTCTAAGAGCATAGGGGTTTGACGCCGAACAAAGCTAGGCCTATATTTTTCAGTTAGGacaatctatatatatttttaacttttctaacATGAACTTAATGTGTCTATTTGTACTTTGCCCCCAAAAAGCCTATGCCCAATACCTTGGATGTAAAGTGTTTTTTTAgtcatttactccctccatctcagaATATAGAGAATTTTAACTCTTGACATGGCTATTAAGGAGAAGGGTAGAAAGACTTATTTGCCATCTTAGGATAGATATTAAGGAGAAGGGTAGAAAGACTTATTTGCCATCTTAGGATAGATGATGTGCATGTACTGACTATAATTAAAACAAGGAATAGTTAGGTAATATGGGTAgcttactagaaaaaatacaacCTATTACTAATACTATTTTGCTATATTTGAGACAAATCTTGAATTCTATAAGTTGTTATATGCTACATTTGAGATAACTTTTGAATTTTATATTTGAGATAACTTTTGAATTCTATATGAGGTTATATTTTagtacgaagggagtatggGAAAATATGTAATGTAAATCATATAAGCAGTAGAAACCTAGATGGATTCAAAAAATAGCACCCGAGTGTAAATTTTTTACTCTTGATGACGTGAAAAAATCTcatacatttattttttttatttttagatcaaTGATAATTATAAGTTTCTATTACATATGTGCATTTTTAGGTGCAACGGTAGTTTGCTGGGGGAGaattgctgttttttttttccagtacCCAAGTTTACACTGCGACAACAATACAAGGGAAATCTTTTCCCAGCATTTGGGTAAAGTTCTCTCTCCTACTTGGGAGcaccggatttttttttctcacctaTATAACTTTTTCTCAGAAGTTAACACATGACATGCTATGGCATTGCATAGTTTACTGCTCAAAACACTGTCCAGGCTACGACATTGTTCTATTGTGCCACAGCAGAAGCAACGAAAAATAGAACTGCAGCAGTACGTTCTAAGGACCTGTTAGATGgtactaaaacttttaaatccatattatatcggatgtttggacactaattataaatattaaacgtagactattaataaaacccatccataatcttggactaattcgcgagacgaatctattgagcctaattaatccatgattagcctatgtgatgctacagtaaatattctctaattatgaattaattaggcttaaaaatttgtctcgcaaattagctttcatttatgtaattagttttgtaagtagtctatatttaatactctaaattgtGTCTAAATAcatggactaaagttaagtccctggatccaaggGAGCGTATCccatgcacacaggccctcgcgtgtacacaccgtgtacaccaactaaaaattatcacaaaaaattctagaaaaattcatacatgtactttcaatagtattacatctacgtgcaaagtcgcatcttcaaattcattctacatagagaataacaaaaaagataaaattctgacaaaattacaaccttaaaactgtcagattttttgttttttttaggctaaaatataatgaatttgacgttaagattttaaccctaggtgtaatacaattgaaagtatgtgtatgattttttctaaattttttggtgacattttttagttggtgtgcacgtgagggcctgtgtgcataggatatattgcctggatccaaacaccacctaacaAACTATAATCCTGCAGGTCCTAGTTTAGGCCAAAGTTGGCAATGAACAACCAATTTGGAACTGAACAGCCCTCTTGAAGATTTACAACACACAGATCATTTGCTACTCCTAAAAGGAGCATAAACAAGTATCACAATTCTTTGTTAACCAAACAATCTTAAGGTGATCAACATTGTGAACACACAGTGTAACAAAAGCAAGCGTGGACGGTGACAATCACAAGCAACAGAATGAACAAAATAATGCGAGAAAGTAGCTCAATAGGATGACAATGAAAGTAACACCACGACAAAAAATTTCCAAGAGTGAAAGTAATATTGGTACATCAATTGTCCAGGGGTAGGCGCATAGGCCACCATGAGATGATCAAAAGTCCATATATGACAAGTGTAACAGCTGCCTCAAGGCAAACAAAAATCGAGGGAAATGAGGGGGAGAAGATACAAAAACACGACCATGTATACACTCCTCAATCAGTAAACATGCAGCTAAAATGTGAGATAGAGAATCCCTAGAATTTTAAGAGACTAAAAGAAAATAGGGGAGCTCTACCTTAGCACCACTTATCTCAACTGTGTGGGCGAGCAGAGGAGGCCTGAAGCATCTGCACCAACCACGGCAAGCTCACATATGGTACAAAGCTGCCCTTCGATCGAAGTAACAAACCGGGATCCACAGTACGGGCAGGAAACATCCTTCTGGCCACGGTAGATTGGAACATATGTGGCGCCACAGACAACAAATGGATTTCTGTAGTCATAGTTCAGCTCAGAGCTATCCTTCTTGCCACTGCACTGCTGCTGCACCTGTCGAGCCCTCCTTGCCTGGGCCTCATTAGGGTTGTTCTCCAGAAGCATCCTTGCAAAGTGCTCTGCAGTAGCGAAGTTCTTTTGCTTGTAGCACAGACCCATAGCGCTTCCAAGCACAAGCCTCATATGAACTCTCTGAAGCTTGCAGTTAGTGAAGTAAGCCGCCAATTCTTGTTGGCGGTTGACATCATCTCTCAGCTCCTTCCTCTTAAGTTCCATCCTCAGGCCAAGAACATACTCCCTCACAATCTCGATCAACTCTTTCACTTCATCCACTTCCCTCCTCGAGTCTACCACGATAAGAGGGATGGTATGCAAGATGCTAAGGAACTGCCTCAGGGCTTCTGGGAACTTACCATCTGTGGTGGCCTTATAGGCAGCCTTGAGTCTGTCTTCCATTTGTGGGAAGGTGAAAACAAGTGCAGGAGGGCCTCTCACATTAGGACTTGCAGACTCGCTCCAACCTTTCTCAACAGCAACTGGTATGATGGGGGCAGTTGCAAGTGCACGAAGATATGAGTGGCTGCCCATGTGCAGATCAAGAAACAGGGGCTTGAGGGGAGCAAAGTTTTTTATGCCCAACTGGCGACTAAGCAACCTCATTGCAGTGTCAAAGTTCCCTGCTGCTGCATGCTCCCCAGCAAGAGAAGATTTCTGAGTCCAAATCAGGCTGACAGGCATGCCTGGTGGAGGAGCAACGAAGACCGCTGAGCGTGCATTGCCAGCATTTTTAGGGGTCTCTGCTTCAGGCGGAAGTTCCAGATCTTCTAGGTCCCAACCACCTTCCTCGCCATCCTCCTCATTTGCTTCACCCTCCTCAGCATCAAAACCGTCACCACCATTCGCCATCGCTTCGCTTGCATCAACAATATCCAGGTCCTCATCACCCCAGTCAGCACCAGCAGCTTCATCGTCTTCCTCAAGTTCAGCCTTCCCAGTAGCATCCAGTCCACCCTCAAAGATACCACGCATCACCCGAAGCAATGGCCAATCACCACTGGCTGTGAGAGGAGCAGGGGGGATCAAAAGAGAGCGAGCTTTTCCTTCAGGAAGAGAAGGAATATTTTCACCCAGCTCAGCGGAAAGCCTATCAGCAATTTCTGTGAGCCCATGGGTGGTAGCAGTAATATAGGCAAGAGGTAGCTGTCCAGCATTCTCTAGGATCTCAACTCTCTTCATAGCATCACCAAGATACAGAGCATTGTGGAATTGACCCATCAGGTTATTGTTCTGTCCAGCAATTTTGCACATGAACCCCACCTTGTCCATGTAACCAGTAATAAGATATAGGAAAGCAAGCCTCTCAAAATTCTTCGTACGTTGGTATGCATATTCCACAATACCAACATTTCCCTGCCTCAGGGCCTCAATTCCCAACCTGTACCAGTGATCCTTGTCATCAATCTCTTTTGCAGAAGCAACTGCGATTTGGATGTTACCACTCTCAAGAGCAAGGTTAAATCTTGTCTTCTCATCTTTCACAAAGTGGAGGGCAACTTCTGGAAAGCCTTTCTGTTGTAAATAAGAAATCACAGCTTGCCCACACAGCTGGGAATTCTTGATCATACTCATCACATGATCATACCGTTTGCGTAGAAGGGCCAGCTTGAAAATGTACTCAGATGCATCAACTGTGACCAGCTTGTTCTTACCATCACGATCTAGACAGAATATATTGTTCCCAATAACCCTTGTTATGTATATAGGAACATCGAGGGTTTTAATAATTCCACTATCTCCATTGGGAAGGCAATACTTGATATGATTCAGGGTAGTGTAAATAAACACACCATTCTCATCCCAGGCACCACTTTTCACACGAATGGTTTCGTGGAGTGTACAGCGATGGACGAGCTTCTTGTTTGCTATAATCACCGCATGCTTGCTCAGCAGTGCGACAGATTCCATATCACTCgaccaaacaacatatttaacAGAAGGTGCCTGGAGCTCGCCAAGAATTAACCTTTGCTGCAGATCAAAGATGGTCACTCGGTCTTCGGCTTTGCACAGCAAGCTACCAGTCCCAGCATAATAAATTGCATCCGTGGCAATAGGAAGAGGGCTTTTCTTTACAATTTCGTTCTTAAGATTCCTCACCAAAACTTGATTGCTACTCTTCTCAAGGACTGCAAACCTGTTGCGTGCCACGAAAACAGCTGACCCACCAGCTCCCTTCTTTGCATCCTGCAAATAGTCAGCCCTGCCAGCAGAATCCTTGGGAACAATGTAGAGTTCGTATGAGCCTCCATCCACATCAGAGCAAATCAGGACAGCATTTTCAGTTGGACTGTAAGATAGTGTCTTGGGTGACTGGTTCAAGCTCACTGATCCAGGTCTTCTTATTGGAGCAAGCTGAACTTCCTTCTGTGTGGTGAATTCAAAAAAACGAAGAAAACGGTCCTTCACATAGAAAACAGTATCACCACTCACAGAGAAAGCTGGACGTTCCCTCTCCAATTTAAACACAATCATACCACTGTCATGACCAGCGGCAAGAAGATTCATCTCAGGGTGAGCAGAAAGAATCCAGAAACGATCATGCTCCCGCCTGAACGTTTGAATACCGGTTCGCTTTGTGGCATCCCAGATGCGAATGCTTTTGTCCTCTGAGTTGGACACTATGATGTCTTGCTTTGCATGGAACATCACACAGGACACGTTATTCATGTGCCCCCGCAAAGTATCAACTTCCCAAGCCTTGGTGTCTGTCAAAAAACAGCACATTTAGATTGCATCACCTATTATCCCTTTAAATAATGCAATGGTGATAGTGGAAGTGAATGTTCCACACCCCACAAAGTTTGCATCACATCTTTTTTACTTCCTTGAAGTTCTTTAGTTTGTTAATATCTTATTCTCATCTCTAAATCAAGCTTATCACAGAAAGGTCTACGGTGGTAAAActgacacatatatatgtagagTAATGTAAAAATCATTAGTGCTACTTGTACCTAGAATAACAAAGATGAAGGGTGTGTTGAATGAAAAATTCATAATTCATTTGTTTCAAACAATATTAGCACATGTACAATTCATCTTGCCTGTAGCAAGTAGCAATGCATGGTTATTTAGCTAGTTCAAATATTTTGATTGCTGGCATGCatatactttttattttttttaagtttgaacaATATACAGAAAAGTAAAGTGCTATACAGCAACAATAACCACCTTTAGTCCTACTGGCACTAGTTTACTAACTGGAAACATCTCTTGCATTCTGCTTGTTTGCTGACAAGTTAGTTCAGATTAATGTAGACATGGGGGAAACGCTAATTAGTTCTTCTGTCAAAGAAAGACAAATCAAGGAACACAAAATAATTCATAATAAAAGCAGATGCATAATTCTGTAGCTCTGTTCTATGAAAAATGATGGATGCAAACAAAAATAATGAAGTTGTTtatctaaggaaaaaaaaaggatgtagTAGCAGTATTACCATTCATTCTCCATATCTTCACTTGCCGATCATCTGCCCCAGAAACAATTAGTGGCAACGTGGGATGAAATGAAGCCCAGTTGACCCCACGATCATGCCCTTCCAACACATATTTTACAACCGCGTCAACACCTCCAAACAGATCTGTGTTCATCTGGGTGAGGCGCAGGATGTCATCCGCAGGTGACACTGACTTCTTCCTCAAAGCACTAATATCCCAGACACGGACAGTCTGATCAAGAGATGCTGAAACAACCAGATCCTCCTTAGGGTGGAAAGATGCACACATGACATAATGGTTATGCCCAGTGAGCACAGCCACACATGTGCGTGACTGCCAGTTCCAGATCCGGATTGTCTGGTCATCACTGGCACTTACGATCCACGGGCACTCGTGGTGGAATTGCACCGTGCGAATGTAGTCAAGGTGGCCATGAAGCGTGAAGAGGCAACGGTGTGTCTTGTAATTCCATACCTTAATCTTGTAATCATCACCTGCAATGCATCACGGAAAACTTAGAAGAGTTCAGGAGTTGTTCGATCTTATTTTATGACAGTTCCAAATCATATGGGCCACTGTTATGCCAACAATACAGATGAAACTGGTGTGTGACTTAGTTTCAAGTTCCAACAATCCAAATGTTCCATGATTGCCAACCCCACCATTGCTATGGTATCAGAAATACAACCATGGAAGCTGCTACTCTTCGGTTAAAGCTATAGATCGACTCTCATGTATGAAAAGATTGTAAAATCGATGGAGATCCTGCCATCCTGCTGGTCATAAACATGAACCAAATGGCCCCTGAAGGTTACAAACCAACAATCCACCGAACAGTTCAGCGTAAGCAGATATGATAAAGCTCGCAAGCACTAGATCCGACTAACCCAACCCACCAACCAGGATCCTTGACAACCAACCACCACTCCAAATCAAACGCGATCTAATCGGATCACAGAGACAACTAGAGGCCTCGAGACGTCCTCCGATCCAGGGCAGGATCCGAGCGAAACAAGCAACACGCCACGAAGCCCATGCCCGCCGCCCCGCGAGGGAGAGAGATCTAGCGGGTCTACTCACCTCCGGAGACGAAGAGCGGCTGCGTGGCGTGGAAGTGGACGCCGCGGACGGGGCCGTCGTGCTCGTCGAAGCGGTCGAGGAGGGTGCCCATGCGGTAGTCCCACATCTGGATCACCCCGCTGTGGAGGCTGGCCAggatccatggccgccgcgggtGGAAGCTCAGCCCCTTCACCCGGTTGCTCTTCGTCTCGAACTTGGTCAGCATCTTCGCTTGGCCCTCCCGCCCCTgatcgtcgtctccggcgacggcgggcgcggcggcagcggcggcggaggcgaaccCCTAGccccggaggcggaggcgagcggaggagaggggaggcgcTGGATCTGGGGCggggtggagggaggggagagagagagagagaggatggcatGGTTGTGAGATTGCCACTTAAGCAGTCACTTCCGATCTTAGCCGTTCAAGGTGCAATCAACGGCGGATGTATTTCCCTGTTTTCCTAAACACCAGAACCGAGAGAACGGACAATATGCCACTCTATACGTGGGGATTCGATGAAATGCCACTTAATATGATGCACCGGATAAAATGTCACTCAGTATGTTGGTATCGGGTGAAATACCACTTTGAATCtatgttgatttatttttggACGAAAAGAGTGCTTGTTGTATCAATCAAACTGGCTAGAGGCCCATTTTGATTTGATATCAGCGTAGTTGGCCCATTTTGATTTGATATTAGTATAGTTGGCCCATTTTGATTTGATATTATTGTAGTTCAACCGGCTAAATTTCTTGTGGTAAAACCAACCCCCTAAGTTTAAGTCCTAGTCTTGACGTTAGTGCTTATAATTATGGCTAGTTATTATTTTTCAGTGATAGATAATGAACCCGCCAACAACGAAATGctcgtggtgacttcgtcaatcttacCGACCCAATCTTTCGGACGTGCTCATAGAGGTAAGGTGAGTGCCGTGTGCACGTTATAAATGCTTGTGTTTGTactatgtttaaaaaaaaatatatgccttACCAAATTATCGATACCTTAAAAGTACTTTAGCTCCTATTAAAAAGCACTTTGGTTAATGTTTGGTTTGCTATTAAAGTGTTCCAATAACACATGTCTATATTGCTTTTAAAAAAGTTAGTGGTCGTAGTGAACTTGCCACATCACCTACTCTcattataaattttacaaaataccCTTTATTAAATGTATTAATATTAAGAAACGATCAAATCTAAATGAATATCTGTTAGGATTACGGATAAGACATATCTCGTATCCTACAATTAACCAAGTATACTAGATCGGTATACCTCATATCCCAAGATATGTTTCCATACGCGATAAggacatatataaaatatcatAGGAAATATCCTTACGAGCTGGAGACTACTAGAGTCCTACTCGGGAAGGACTAGTACTATTCTATATCGTGCAGGGTTCATTGTCTCCGAGTTCAACTTGGAGACTAAGGCaatccacggtataaaaggcaTACCCCTGAAGGGGTTCGGGATTATCGAATCATAGCGCCAACACGCCGACCATAGTTTTCGAAGCCTAAGGACCCAAGCCGAAGCCGCCGGGAGATCTCATCGAACAATCTCGACTAGGATCTCGTCGGTCTCAACGAGTTTGTATGTTCTCTCTGTATTCTGTGGTCTTCCATaccaatcccatataaactgaaTTAGGGTTATTATCTTACGAGGGGCCTTAACCAATATAATCATTGTATTTTGTCTGTTTTGAtgtcgtatcgtgtagatcATCGTACCAACATACCCTAATACCCTATTTAtctggtctacgggtatcccccgttgaCAATATCCATATATAAAATCAAAATAAGGGGAATATTTCCTATAGAAAAGGGATGAGTAACACATTtcatgaaaaatttattttagaaaatattgtaatgtattttcttttatccgtagcaaaacatatatattcaattaG from Oryza glaberrima chromosome 3, OglaRS2, whole genome shotgun sequence carries:
- the LOC127766808 gene encoding coatomer subunit alpha-2 isoform X3; its protein translation is MLTKFETKSNRVKGLSFHPRRPWILASLHSGVIQMWDYRMGTLLDRFDEHDGPVRGVHFHATQPLFVSGGDDYKIKVWNYKTHRCLFTLHGHLDYIRTVQFHHECPWIVSASDDQTIRIWNWQSRTCVAVLTGHNHYVMCASFHPKEDLVVSASLDQTVRVWDISALRKKSVSPADDILRLTQMNTDLFGGVDAVVKYVLEGHDRGVNWASFHPTLPLIVSGADDRQVKIWRMNDTKAWEVDTLRGHMNNVSCVMFHAKQDIIVSNSEDKSIRIWDATKRTGIQTFRREHDRFWILSAHPEMNLLAAGHDSGMIVFKLERERPAFSVSGDTVFYVKDRFLRFFEFTTQKEVQLAPIRRPGSVSLNQSPKTLSYSPTENAVLICSDVDGGSYELYIVPKDSAGRADYLQDAKKGAGGSAVFVARNRFAVLEKSSNQVLVRNLKNEIVKKSPLPIATDAIYYAGTGSLLCKAEDRVTIFDLQQRLILGELQAPSVKYVVWSSDMESVALLSKHAVIIANKKLVHRCTLHETIRVKSGAWDENGVFIYTTLNHIKYCLPNGDSGIIKTLDVPIYITRVIGNNIFCLDRDGKNKLVTVDASEYIFKLALLRKRYDHVMSMIKNSQLCGQAVISYLQQKGFPEVALHFVKDEKTRFNLALESGNIQIAVASAKEIDDKDHWYRLGIEALRQGNVGIVEYAYQRTKNFERLAFLYLITGYMDKVGFMCKIAGQNNNLMGQFHNALYLGDAMKRVEILENAGQLPLAYITATTHGLTEIADRLSAELGENIPSLPEGKARSLLIPPAPLTASGDWPLLRVMRGIFEGGLDATGKAELEEDDEAAGADWGDEDLDIVDASEAMANGGDGFDAEEGEANEEDGEEGGWDLEDLELPPEAETPKNAGNARSAVFVAPPPGMPVSLIWTQKSSLAGEHAAAGNFDTAMRLLSRQLGIKNFAPLKPLFLDLHMGSHSYLRALATAPIIPVAVEKGWSESASPNVRGPPALVFTFPQMEDRLKAAYKATTDGKFPEALRQFLSILHTIPLIVVDSRREVDEVKELIEIVREYVLGLRMELKRKELRDDVNRQQELAAYFTNCKLQRVHMRLVLGSAMGLCYKQKNFATAEHFARMLLENNPNEAQARRARQVQQQCSGKKDSSELNYDYRNPFVVCGATYVPIYRGQKDVSCPYCGSRFVTSIEGQLCTICELAVVGADASGLLCSPTQLR